The genomic region actaggtcaactagtcaaccttcaccctcctccattcaatcacctccacctctctctctttctctctatcaagaacacacacaaacacccaattcaatcattcatcatctaaattcaatcttggaagctcacaacaaatccgattacattttcgtaatcctctcttcatcctctacattttgatacaaacttcatctcgtttgggtaacatttctaaaactctagatttctttaaattcgtgtttttgacttgaaattgtgttagttagtgtctatggctcgtgtataacatgaatatatgttttgtttgctcgattcgttgttttgagtaactagtttgaacatttgaaatgggttagcttaatccttgattttggatgagttaatgttgttagattgttaaagtgcatgttttaattgtgttacttgtaTCACTAGCtttgttttgatgcgtaggttgattaaggaaacttcaaaaacatgaatattgattttggcggattttggttagggtttgatagacttaaaacgagcttttgatgtttcgaatgccatgaaatgttattagtaagtgtttagttgtaatgtatgcttcattaccttcaaaacggcatatcgtatgtgtaaattggattcccgaatcataaaatacgttttacgaacttgaaactttgaaaataaacccttcttgatcaattgacgagttttcggttattgtaaatgatgtttttgattaatgatatgtggttagttgtattccttgtcgaaatagctttccgatgatataaaatacatgttctaattgtttgcggatcataaaatgtgattgtttgtgttttggttcgtgcatactttgaaaactgaccagaattctctggccaggtagtggcgcggcgcgccacatccccgcgcggcgcgcagaatcgcctggccagattctgctcactttggcgcatttcacgcgaaatgtttgactagctatcgacctccgattcacatgaaacttgttctaatatgcttatatatgaataaaaacctcagaaaaatagttcgggaccgaacccgaacgtgttgactttttcgttgactttgaccaagtttgacttttagtcaaacttaaccaaacttttatacaatcattctaacatgcttttacacttgtttcttgtatgaaacttgacaacgtgattcacatgctatacttaatcgagtcgtaacgagccataggactaattgaacacatttcacccgaccttgtgtcgtaaccggttaattgacacaacttacttgtttaggtcaaggctaagcaactttcatgcacacgtttactttgtgaagtacttttatactcgtgcactcgaggtgagatcatagtcccaccttttcaacaactttttatactttaaattgtgggctgagaaacatatactttgttacatttggtgctacttacttttatactttgaacacaagtacaaggaaaacaaacattccacagcgagttagaacaaaaatcctcaattcgattatcattagttacacttgcagggtgtaagcgagaacttatattgtgtggccatacgggtttgacaaaccctcactacggacggttcgctaccgtctacgggtgaaatatatttttgagaaacagtgtatgttctaacactatagtgatggggttcaatggaaggaaacgttaagtcttgataattgggtgctcgcgaacaatacttttggaatgcaaacgattttgataatcaactatgggaatactaaatcttgtggttcaaaaacaacgtttacaaatacatctatgatttcaccaacgtttttcgttgacagttttctatatgtttctcaggttcatacttggctatttgatacatgcttccgcgtacactcatacttgcttggagtcgagcatacatgcatacactctgatttcttgcttggggtcaagcatacttacatacatacgctagggatagcacttttggattcaaacttttgtttacatacttacgctatttatagcaacggtgtttttcaacttatatcatgtcgcaagttatttcatttatactttatgacttttgtaaacttagacttgttgtcgaacggttttgtaaactaaacttgcaagtcttgtacctttcaaatgaatgcgacataattttggtcaaacgagtctcatatagggactacgaccacgcaacgggacctaagttaacggcgccgtcaataacggttttggtcgggtcgttacaaatccTTCACACGAGCTAGATGGTAGAGACGACCATATTTATGTTTCAAAGGACCGTCGCCCATCCCATTATCCAACCAAAATTTCACCGACCGACCATTACCAATCTTCATTCTCAATGTGTTAGCAGGACTAATATTGTTTTGTTTTGCTTATAAGAAACATCTTATGATATTAAGCCACACACTAGACGAAGAGCCATGCATGCAACCACTTGCGCCTCCATCAGCACCATAGACTGCCCGAATGGAGGTTGCCCACAATGAGTTCGGATCCGAGTGAAAACGCCAAATCCACTTGAATAAAAGTGTAttattaattacatattctgaccgACATGAATCATTCAATGATTTACAAAGTCACATAGTTTGATCTTTTTCAACCGTGAACGTAAAATAATTTCTAAATTTTTCTGCTAACTAAAAGGACTTCGATCAAAAAATACTTTCATTCAATAAATTCGTTTTTCTTTAATTAAACTTTACAAATTTCAACATTTACACTGAGTCGTCTCGTTGATTTAATAAATTTTGTCGTGACATAAAAATTGACcctaataatttttaattacatgtCAAAGATTTTTTTCCGGCCAAATACATATAAAAAGATAATACTACTTATTTGTTTGATAAACAAATTTTCTTGATTTATATTGTTTTACTACAAGAAAAAGTAGAACGGGTGACGGCCCATTTTTTGCGACGACGTACCTCACGCACGAGACGAAATATTTTGTCGTTTACGGCTTTTTGCAACGAGTCTCGTCGCCGTAAAAAATGGTCCGTCGCCCGTTCTATTTTTCCTTGTAGTGTTAGTCATGACAAACCATTGTGTACCAAATAAATTTAGTCAAAATCATGCATGCATAAATCAAACCACTCAATATTTGTATCTTCCCATCTTCAAGTTAACTTGACTTCATTTGTTTGTGTACAAATAAAGACACTAGTAGTTGTATAAAATCGAAAAGAAGTATAAAGTAAACAAATTAGATTAAATTAAATAAAAGAATAATAATATCAAGATTTACATTATCAAAGTCTTCAAGTTTCTTATTGTTGTACCGAGCTCTATTGTGTAAGTACGTTTAGTAATGAAACCCTAgtgtttatcaaactcctaaaCACCTTTTCACTCCCACTCTCAATTCCGTCAATACATTCTTCCATTTCATGCATTGTATTCTTGTTCAAAACTTCATCTTTACAAATTTTCAAACTCAAAATCCCATTTTCAAGTTCTTTAATCCCTTTTACCCTCTTTGATTTCTTTAATCCCATCATCCATGAACTTTTTCGGACCTCGAACGACCCATATATCCCACCAAAAACCGCTTCTGATATCATAATAATCACTTCAATTACATCTTTTATCACTCCAACTATATCAAGATCCGAATTAGGATCAGAACGAGTTAGATCATTCCTATTGTTCTCCTGGATCGTTTGGAGAAACGGCATGAGCTTAAATATTTCCCTACCCGATTTTTTCAAACCCTTAATACAAACAACGGTCTTTAACCCATCTCTTCTCCTATAAGCAAGTTGTGCCGCAATATTGCATTGTTTTAACGTTGAGATTTGCATTTGGAAGGTTCCATAAACATCAACCATCACTAGAAAATCTTCTAGAACTTTTTCCACCCAATCTTGGTAACGTCTTAGAGAGTCTCTTGACGGTGCTAAATCAAGCAGGTCATCAAGAGACTCCAAAATGGTCCTAATACGGACCAGGGCATCTGAGATTTTATCGGAATTAATTGATTCTGGTACAATGTCATATGCCCATTGAGATTTAAGTTGATTTAGGTGAAATTTAAGCTGATAGAGTATAGGGTGGGATCTTGTGGGAAGACTAGTGGATCTAAAGTGGAGCCTTTTTCCAACGGCTTTCATGGTGGATGATGACAACGGTGGTGGGGGTGGCGATGGGGTGTTCGAAAAGGACACGGATCGCCGGAAATGTGCTACCATTTTTGGTGTCATCATTATTGTATGATAGGTTTATTTTggtatattttattaaataaaaataaattggtGATACAAGTATGCAGTAAAGTGGCAAGTATATATAGTGTTGAAACTTAAAAGCGCGTTGGTAGAGCTGGTTTGCATGTGGCAGGTGAGGCTGAGCTGGAATTGTTATTAGATTCAAAATCAGTTACTCGTTTGCGAAGAGTATATATAGGATAGAATATAATTATCACCAATATTCGGATTCTTGAAATTAGAGCATAACTCATGACTCAAAATGTGGTTACTTATTTTGTCATCAAAATGGAATCCAGAGAAATTAAAAGATATATTCAAAATAGTTTAATGGTTTCTTTTAATATCTTATAACTGTCCAAACCTCTAGTCATATCACATCTTGAGATGGTCAACGGAATAATCAAAACAAGAAATAACCCGATTAAATATGTACATCCGAGTAAAAATTATTTACCGTCACCGAATACCTAAACATGAAAAATTAAATCTCTCATGTTTACTTGTTCAAGATCATTCGGTTATTACTCATAGAATTGCTTCAGCTATCGGGTTGGATGCGAGTGCGAGTTGTTTAGGTTTAAAATTTGGATTCGTTGGAGGTCCATGAGATCACGAGTTGTCATGAGGATTCCAATGTTTCGGGAATCGCTTCATCGAGTAGAGGTGATGTTGGTTAATTATCGGATATTATGAAGAAGATAAGAAACAAAAAGAAGTTGCACTACCAGAAATCCGTTTTTTTGCCACGAAGCCATTTGTGGCGACACATGTCGCCGCAAAGGACCGCTAAACGCCAAAAAAGTTTCACTTTTTGACTTCTTGAGTCAATTTTTGTCGTATGTGGCGACAAGTCGTCGTAACAGTAGCCGCATACTTAATTTTTCATTGGCTTTTCCTTTTTCTCAATAAAAAACACGGTTAAAGTTTGAAAATCTCAATTGTGGCAACATGTCGCCACTAAACGTCGCTACAATTGGTATATATTATTTACTTTCCAATTAATTTTTCCCTAAATTTTTCCCTCCAAACATGCAAAAGTGTACGAAGTGGCGGGAAAGTTTCGAGCCAGACAAGTTGTGGCAACATGTTGCCGCAATTTATGTTTTAGATTTATTTTCGAATTGAATTTTTCCCTCCAACTAAAAAATTTGACCACGTGGCGGCAGGTTGAATGAGACGAAGATGTAAGACGGTGGATCAGGTGGAGATTTAAGATAACGAAATGTGACGATGATGTAACATGGTGGAACGTAGCGGTGATGTAAGTTGGCATAATGAGGCGGTTATGTAAGATGACATAATGTGACGATGATGTAAGATGATGGAATGTGGTGGTGAAGTAAGTCAGTGAGATGAAGCGGTGATGTAAGATTGTGGAATGAGACAGTGGTGTAAGATGGTGGAAGTGGATGTGCTCAATctccgagatgaagatgaggtgacTGGCAAGGGAAATGAAGAACTCGATTTTTTTCAAGGACTTAGATGGATCGTGACCTGGGTTGTTTGCCCGTCAACAACAATTTAGTTGGTGACGGATCTTCTAATATTTTATCATACAAATTTGATAATCGGTCGGTTAAGGAATTTCGACTCAATATGGTGTATGGAAAGTTGGTTAAACCGGGCCCAAATGGTTGACTTGATCGGGGTTCTTGTCTTTcagtttattttttttcgtttttgttCTTTGGTGTGTTacgtctaatttttttttttattgattatGTGGTAGTGGTTTTTAGTTTTTGTATGACGTGGTTTGGTTTTGGTTGGTTGAGGTTCAGTTTTAGATAGTTTATAGTTTGTTTGTTGTTTTCTATGTATGAGCTTATTTGATTTTCTTTTTATATCTTTCGGTTGTTGACGTTTTCTTATTGAAAACAAGGTTTCGTTTTATATAGATTTTCGTTATTTTGACCCAAAAAAAGATATATCGCATTGTTGAAAATTTATAATTGAATTATACATGTaacaaattataattattttttgcGAAAAAATGAActactttaataaataaaaaaagattTCATTCAAAAGATAAAAACCCTTTTAAACATACAAACGAGAGAACTACCGAGCTAAACAAAATAAAAATCAAGACTGAAACTCGTGACTCTACAAACAAAGCAATCTAGAACATGACACTCAAGGTGTTGGTGTACTGGTGATGATGTGACTCCTAACTGCCGTTTAAAATTAAAACAATAAGAAAATAGAGATGGTGACCAATCTACGAGACGAACACGAGATTAAAAACCATCTAGATCACATAAAAAGCATACAACTACGAAAAAACGTTTCCGAACATTTACTGATAATTTCGAACATCAATGCCCGTTTAGCTCTCGGGATTCCGAAGGAATTACGACAGAATTGAAATTGAATTTAAACACGCGTCGTGTTTAAATTCAATTACAATTTCGTCAAAATCTCGTTATATTCAGTGAATCAAACGGACCCAAATCTCTCATTTACTTGGTAAATTAGTACTCCGTAAGAAATAATTATTGAACAAGTACAATAGTTGAGATTTAAGATGAAGATGTTAATAGGCACGTGAAGAACATAGGTCAAACTGTCAAGGTTAAGCAACAATATGACGATGCATGTTTCCCACGTTCTTCCTTGGTTTCGATTGAATTAAGAAATGATTTTGTCTAATCAGCTACCTCAATCATATCAAAAACCAGTTTGGTTTAATACTTCTGTTTTAtactttatattttatttatatatttgttagtattaatattattgaaaAGCaacagaattatatatatatatatatatatatatatatatatatatatatatatatatatatatatatatatatatatatatatatatatatatatatatatatatatatatatatatatatatatataaccttatatattataattactagATATAAGAGCCCATGCGTTGCACGAAGACTCTTCCGCAAAGGATCAAGAATTTTAAAATGATATAGCAATTAACCATTCACATATTCATTGGCACAAGTAATTTGGTGGGTGAATTCGTTAAGTACGCTtttttaaactaaatacataaccaAGAGTTAGATAACATAGACTTTGGCTTGGTCATTACATATACCTGAAGGAAATAATATAGAACATGTTCCTTACTTGTTTCCGAATAAACTTTGAAAGTGCATAATAGCAATTTTTGCATAAAGATCAACGTCTTTTCACCAACCCCTTATACTTTTCATCTTGTAACATACAAACATACGTGTCCTGCGTTTGAATTCAATGAGACATTCGTCTCCAGCCTTGTATCCATTTGATTTGACAAACTTAGTCCATCCGGAAGACACGTACAAATTTGGTTTTATTTTTTTCCTTCTTTTAGACCCCATATGTGAATAACTTCGTTGAAATCAAAGCGTTCGTATTTTCCGCCATTTATAAGTTCAGGAATATCAACAAACTCTTTTGAAAGACGCTGCAACATAAGAGTTTATGTATTGTTAAACAATTGTTACATATCTATAATTAATGGTTGTAAATATATAGTATTCAAATGCGTTACTATTGATACCAATTACTTGCATTGTACACTTACAATGATGAAACGAATTATTAATCAAATTACTATGTCCAAGTCATTTGTCTACAACATGTTGAACTTCTATAAATCGGTTCAAAGTGTTAAAATTGACAACTATAACACTTTACTAATTAAAAGGTTCGAATCGTGATGATGTATGATACCAATACAATTACGAAACCCTTCATAAGCCTTTTTTTGGTTCGTGGAGATTACATCCATGACCTCACCCTTCAAACCATTGTGTCATAACAAATAAAACCAATAATTAGACCAAAAGGTGAAGTAAACATAAGCGCGCACACACACAAAAACGATACTTGATAAAGAAATGAAAGAATATCGTACCTTTTACCAATATCAGGGCTTATATATCCTTGAATGTGTCAAATGTGTCATGTATCCTTAAAATTCTTTTTTTGTACAATATGTTTATATATGGACGACTTTAGTGTGACTAATTACCGGTTCATCCGCGTGTATTGATACTATTGTGAAGTTCCAGTATGTACTTACATGAACAAATATATGAAAATTAGTACTAATtataaacagaaatatatataatttaaagaaatatatataaaatgtaatgtGAATAAAAAAACAAGATTTACTTTAATTCCACCTGcgcaatattaatataattagattTAGATTCTTCACTTGTTCCCCACTTACTGAGGTCAACATAACCATTGACTATTTATAAAATCAACTAAAGGTGAAAAAATAATGGATAAGGAGTATGTATACAAAAATAGATGTAATTGACtgcttttagattattacaggggaCAAAAGTATACCATGATGACCATTCTATTCGGATTAAACAACCCATAGTATAACCTCAAGTTATTTGACCCATGAACTAATGCAGCAAGTTATTGCTTTATTAGCCATTTGTCTAAGTTCACAAAGTATCAATCAAGTATCAATCAAGTTAATGCAATATAAAAAACACACAATAGACTTACAAATTCGGTAAGAAATTTTTGGATCACCACCTTGGGGATAAAACTCCAAACCAGCAGTGAAGATAGAAACCTTAGATTTTGCATAAGTTGTCAGTCTAACACGATGACTGTATTCCTGATATAAATTCACAGCCCAAGTGTCaaccataaaataaataaaatgaaaacaAAGAAAAACCTTTGTAAAGTACAGAGCTTACTAaatatgagggtcgttgaaataatgagggtcgttgaaataaatgatctagtgATGTTAAAAGTACGTCGTTATAAATAAAGCACACAGCTTACTAAATAAATTAACAAACATGTAGTAACATTGAAGAAATTGAAAAAGGAAAATATAGCTCAATGACACAAGTAAACATTACTAAGCAAATTTGCCGTAATTCATTTTATAATCTTCCAATTATACAATTGATATCCATTTAAACTACACATAATTACTTTTGCAAACTTAGTATAGCACAACTTAGATAATGTCATAACGAAGACAATAGTAAAACCTTCAAATGATAAAGAAATTGTAAACCCTAAAACCCAAATAAATGCCTTGCCCGTCCATCAAGTAACGGAAACCAATTGATATATCACAAACCATTTCGCATCATGCCACACTATCCAATATGTAGTGCTGAATGAGCTTCAAGGGGCATCCCAATCTCTGACCGAAGTTGATCGTGTAGGTTCTCCTCGTCGGATGCTCCTATTATTATGGCTTATTAGATGCAACCCATGCTTGCTCTGCAACAAATAGCCTCATTAAGTACATAATAAACCAATCAATAACTCTTGTAAAAAAATACCTATCGAGGCAAATAACTAATGGTGACGTGATGCTACAAAGATTGTCACATGCTAAAGGCAAGTAATGTTACATACTACAACTTATATGAAATATCAATTGGCACATAGCTTATCATAAGATATACGATGATTAAATTTAATTACTGTAAGTAAGGTACATGATATAAATAGACAACTCCAATCCAACGTATACATCAAAATATGACGTTTGATTTAATGAGGCAAGAGTTGACAAGTTTGActaaatttttagacttttaaaaattaaaaaatctaCACGGGTCAAACCTACTCAGTCTGTTGATTTGAACCCGTACGGAGGTCTGACCTATCAAACCCACCGATTTTGCAATCAGtagttatgttttttttttttttttttttttttttgaacggcaatcaGTAGTTATGTGCGCAAAGGAAAAACACATACAAAATGTGCAGATACAAAATAAAATAGTTATGATTAAGTATGAAGAGTTGAGTACCTCGTAGCCAATCCAAGTAACATAAACCAAGACAGATACAACTAAAGCATTAGTGAACTTTCGATATAATTCAAGCTTGCCCATGCTTTTCGTAACTAAGTCAACATAGTTAGAAGATAGTAATTAAGTCAAATTTAGCATATAACATATTGTAGTGCATGAGTAAAAAGCTAAACCCATTCATTTGAATTCACTACTCGATGCTAAttgttgttagaaataggaggttatgtgtatattatttatggaagagaggattgataatttagaagtttgattgatcttgaaaactcttcttttattgcttattgaattgctttgttgcttgattacaaatgaggggtgaagccctctatttatactactcaatggagtagtctagatcactccatcatctactactatctagatattttctagtatttctagacctagatattttacaagattattctacacacattctacacactttcactactacatattacaagaagtttctacataatgggctataatcttgatccaaaatagttgtatacttgcaagcccaaatccaaaacaaatagcccaaaatcaagtttattttccaacagccccccttaaacttgatttcgttactccgagcatattccgtaatctctgaaacgtctcgtgttttagaggctttgtgaaaatatcagcaacttggtcaagtgacttcgcgtactttatctgcacctctttatttgtaacacactccctgatgtAATGGTATTTCGTATCAATGTGCTTGCTTctatcatggaagactggattcttcgctagagcaatcgcagacttgttatccacatatatctctgtaggttccttttgaaaaaacttaagctcatttagtaacttcctgagccatattgcatgacaggtgcacgatgttgctgctacaaactcggcttcacacgttgacaaagtcacaatgggttgcttcttcgagctccatgtgaacgccgtatctcccatatagaacacgaaaccactcgtactcttacgatcatctatgtctccagcccaatcactatcactgtatccaactagcttgaagtgctcagaaggcgaataaaacaggccatagtcaatcgtacctttgatgtagcgaagtatcctcttggccgccttcaagtgatttattgtaggtgcttccatgtatcgacttactagtccaactccgtagagaatatctggcctcgtgcaggttaggtacctcagacttccaaccaaactcttgtattgtgttggatccaccaagtatccttcatcatcttttgacaatttcagattgcaatccaccggtgtgttcattgacttgcagtcattcatcttaaacttcttgagcacctcattcgcataaccttcttgggatatgaatattccttctttcttttgttttacctcgatcccaagatagtaagccataagtccaatgtcggtcatctcgaactcccgaaccattgctttcttgaactcatcaaacattttgggattactaccagtgaatatcaagtcatccacatataggcacacaatcataacatctccttccttgcttactttggtatatagagcatgctcatgtgggcattttgtaaagccattctgttggaaatacttgtctatcctgctattccatgctcgaggcgcttgcttcaacccatataaggcccttttcaatttcagcaccttattctcttggcctttcacgacgtatcccaaaggttgttctatatagacttcttcttctaagtggccattaaggaacgcggatttgacatccatttgataaatcttccaattatgctgagccgcaagtgagattattaatcttatagtttctagacgagcgacgggagcaaatacttcttcatagtctatgccagctcgttgactatatcctttcgccaccaaccttgccttgtatctttcaacttcacctttggaattcttcttggccttgtacacccactttacaccaatagccttatgcccttttggtagtgtagcaagatcccacgtatcattcttctcgattgcttgaatctcctcGTCCATGGCACGTTTCCATTTTTGGCTTTTCGCTGCGTCTTCgtaacttattggctcacaatcggcaagaaggcagaacaatgatagatcctccataggctgggttacctcgtacaactccctaatgctccttgtgtgatgttgtagcctacttgattctcctcctgatgttggtgtcacttcattaggtgtagtggttggagtacgtggagagtgcggagatggtgtactagaaggttcttgaacttctagatattcttcgttccttgtggtactttcgaatggataagggagaaagtcgtagttctcctcttcgggaacattccaatcccatgtttcttcttcatcgaacaccacatctcgacttgagattactttaccggtcttgggattgtataacttgtaacccttcgaacttgagtcatagcccacgaatatgagtttctcgcttttatcatcgagcttcgtcctcttctgatctggcacatgagcatatgccacacttccgaacactcgaaggtgtaagatgccgggcttccttccactccaagcttcaatgggcgttttgttcttgacgcttctagtgggcgagcgatttgctagatagatcgcacagtccactgcctcagcccaaaactccttaggcatccttttgctctttaacatactccgggccatatcaagaatggtcctattttttctttccgcaacaccattttgttgaggtgaatacggaagagttagaggacgtcgtaacccgttgttgtcgcaaaatttcttgaattccttggatgtgaactctcctccacgatcggatctcaacgcctttatggtgagaccactttgattctccacaaatgctttaaactttttgaacattccaaaagcttccgacttctcttttagaaaatagacccatgtttttcgactaa from Rutidosis leptorrhynchoides isolate AG116_Rl617_1_P2 chromosome 9, CSIRO_AGI_Rlap_v1, whole genome shotgun sequence harbors:
- the LOC139868923 gene encoding uncharacterized protein; translation: MVAHFRRSVSFSNTPSPPPPPLSSSTMKAVGKRLHFRSTSLPTRSHPILYQLKFHLNQLKSQWAYDIVPESINSDKISDALVRIRTILESLDDLLDLAPSRDSLRRYQDWVEKVLEDFLVMVDVYGTFQMQISTLKQCNIAAQLAYRRRDGLKTVVCIKGLKKSGREIFKLMPFLQTIQENNRNDLTRSDPNSDLDIVGVIKDVIEVIIMISEAVFGGIYGSFEVRKSSWMMGLKKSKRVKGIKELENGILSLKICKDEVLNKNTMHEMEECIDGIESGSEKVFRSLINTRVSLLNVLTQ